From Pseudomonas sp. stari2:
CTGGGCGCCTGGCGCCGCAAGCTGAACAGATTCATTGAAAAAAACCTCGATTGAGGTTTTTTGAACTGCCTATGTAAACACTTTCGAAGCAAACGCTGGTCATTGCGCTTTCCGGCCCTGTAAGCCTTGTGAATGCGGTTAGACTAGGCTTCTTCAAGGCGCCGAGCCATTTCGATTTCTCAGCATTTTCGATAAGTGTTACTTATGGATTTCAAACAACTGCGCTATTTCGTCGCGGTCTACGAAGAAGGTCATGTCGGACGTGCCGCCGAGCGCCTGTCGATCTCTCAACCCGCGTTGTCCCAGCAGATCCGCCATCTGGAACAGAACCTCGACGTCATCCTGTTCGAGCGCAGCAGCAAACGGCTGCTGCCGACCCTCGCCGCCCATACGCTGTACAACCACGCGCTGCCATTGCTCGACGGCATGCAGCGCGCCCGCGAGGCGCTGGGCAACTTCAAGGGCCAGGCGCTGCGTACGCTGGCGATCGGTGTGCTGCAAACCGTGCACACCAGCCTGGTGCCGCAAATGCTCGAGCGGGTGCGCAAGGCCCAGCCGCATCTGGTGGTGCAGATTTATGAACTGACGGGACTGGAGATCGAACGCCGCCTGCTCAATGGTTCGCTGGACATCGGCATCAGCTATCTGCCGCCACGCCAGCCGGGGCTTCACGGCGTGATGCTGTACGAAGACGAGCTGACACTGGTCATCCCGGCGGATCATCCGTTGCGCGAATTCAAGAAAGTCTCGATGAGTCAGGCGGCCGAATTACCGATGTTGCTATTGGGCGAAGAGTTTCAAATCCGCCAGATCTGGCAGGCACAATTGGCCAATCTCGGACGACGCCCGCAAGTGCAGGCGGAACTGAACAACATGGTGGGGATTCTCGACAGTCTGCCGCACACGCGTCTGGCGACGGTGCTGCCCGGTCGTTCGCAAAAGGAGTACGACGATCAGGATCTGCTGTGGAAACCGTTGAGTGAGCCGCGTGTGCCGTTGAAGGTCGGACTGGTGTGTCGCGATGTGCAGCGCCAGCAGGCGCCATTGGCCTTGCTGCGAACGTTGCTGGAGGAGGTGATGCAACGTGAGGACAAACCGCTGAAAGGTGCGCCGCCGCTGGACACGCTGAGCTGAAAACTTTTCTTCGGGCATAAGAAAACCCCGCCGAAGCGGGGCTTTGCAGACTGTTTCCCTGACATCCATTTCACTCCGCCACCCTGGCAGAATCCTACGTGTCCGTGTTGTTGCTTTGCGCTTCCTGCGCGACGTCCATGGAAAGTAGATTAGCTCTGGATCCAATCTGCGCCTATGGGAGAACAGCAGCACGTCATGTAAGAGATCGCTTACATGACGTTACATCATCAAAACTGCGCAGCATCCAGCAGGAACAGCGACTCGCTGCCAGCTTTCACCGACGCGCTCAACGAGTGAATCCGCGGCAGCAGACGGGCGAAGTAGAACCGCGCGGTGCCGAGCTTGCTCGCGTAGAAATCGTCCTGCGCTTCTTTGCCCAGCGATGCCTTGGCCATCAGTGCCCACATGTAGGCGTAGGAAACGTAGCCAAACACCTGCAGATACTCGACCGATGCCGCACCGATTTCGTTCGGATTGGATTTCGCTCGGTCCAGCAGCCACGAGGTCAGCTCGTCGAGGGTGTCGACGGCGTCATTCAGCGGCTTGGTGAACTCGCCGAGATCGGCACTGGCGGTCGCAGTGAAATGGCGGATCTCGTCGGCGAACAGTTTGTAGAACGCGCCGCCGCTGCCGACGATCTTGCGACCCACCAGGTCCAACGCCTGGATGCCGTTGGTGCCTTCGTAGATCTGGGTGATGCGCACGTCACGCACCAGTTGCTCCTGCCCCCACTCGCGGATATAGCCGTGGCCACCGAAGATCTGCTGGCCGTGCACAGTGGTTTCCAGACCCAGATCGGTCAGGAACGCTTTGGCCACTGGCGTCAGCAAGGCAACCAGATCTTCCGCACGTTTGCGGGTCGCAGCGTCTTCGCTGAACTTGGCAGTGTCGAGCTGCATCGCCACGTAAGTGGAGAACGCACGGCCGCCTTCATTCGAGGCTTTCATGGTCAGCAGCATACGACGCACGTCCGGGTGGACGATGATCGGGTCGGCCACCTTGTCCTTGTTCTGCGCACCGGTCGGCGAACGGCTTTGCAGGCGGTCGCGGGCGTATTCGATGGCGTTCTGGTACGAGCGCTCGCCGGTGGCCAAGCCCTGAATACCGACGCCCAGACGCTCGTAGTTCATCATGGTGAACATCGCGGCCAGGCCCTTGTTCGGCTCGCCGACCAGGTAACCCACGGCTTCGTCGAAATTCATCACGCAGGTGGCCGAAGCCTGGATGCCCATCTTGTGTTCGATCGAACCGCAGTTCGCCGGATTGCGCGCACCCAGGCTGCCATCGGCATTGACCATGAACTTCGGCACCAGGAACAGCGAAATGCCCTTCGGCCCCGCCGGTGCGTCCGGCAGTTTGGCCAGCACCAGGTGGATGATGTTTTCGGTCAGGTCGTGCTCACCGCCGGTGATGAAGATCTTGGTGCCGCTGACCTTGTAGGAACCGTCGGCCTGAGGCTCGGCCTTGGTGCGAATAATGCCCAGGTCGGTACCGGCGTGCGGTTCGGTCAGGCACATGGAACCGGCCCAGACACCGGCGTACATGTTCGGCAGGTAAGCGGCTTTCAGTTCTTCGCTGGCGTGGGCGTTGATCGACAGGCAGGCGCCGGCGGTCAGCATCGGGTACAGACCGAAAGCCAGACTGGCGGAGTTGACCATCTCTTCAACCTGAGCCGAGACTGCTTTGGGCATGCCCATGCCGCCGTAAGCCGGATCACCACCAACACCGACCCAGCCGCCTTCGGCATAAGTCTGATAGGCCTGTGGGAAACCGGCCGGCGTGGTGACGGCACCGTCGGCCCAGTGGCAGCCTTCTTCGTCGGCCGCGCGACTCAGAGGCGCGATGCTTTTGCTGGTGACCTTGCCGGCCTCTTCGAGAATGGCTTCAACGGTTTCCGCGTCCACAGTCTCGGCCAGGGCCGGCAGTTCGGCCCAGAGTTTGGCGACTTCGAACACTTCATTGAGGACGAAGCGCATATCGCGCAGCGGCGCTTTGTAGTCAGCCATGGCAAACCTCGCAAAGATCTAAACAGGTGATTCGTGGAAGAGTGATTTCGTTGAACCGGAGTGTAACCCAACAACTTTTGCGACACATAGGGTCAGGCCATGACTGTTTTGTTATTTTTAGTCACCAGCTTGTACCCAAAAAGAAGCCCGCGATCAGCGGGCTCTTCTGTCTATCAGTGGCGTGCTACAGCGCGAACAACTGCGCCGGCAGTTTCATCAGGCAATCGCTGCCCGCCTCGATGGCCGAACGATGCGCCGCGGTGCGTGGCAGCAAACGCTTGAAGTAAAACTCGCACGTCGCCAGTTTCCCCTGGCAGAAGTCGCCGTCCCCCTCGCCCGACTCCAGCTGCGCCTGGGCAACCAGCGCCATGCGCAGCCACAGGTAGCCCAGAACGATGTAACCGCTGTACATCAGGTAATCCACCGACGCGGCGCCGACTTCATCCGGATTTTTCATCGCGGCCATCCCGACCTTCATGGTCAACTCGCCCCACTGCTGATTGAGAGCATCGAGCTGAGCGACAAAACCGCCCAGTTGCGCATGCCCGGCATTGGCGCCGCAGAATTTGTGGACGATTTTGGTGAAGTTGCGCAGCAACTTGCCCTGACTGCCCAGCACTTTGCGCCCGAGCAGATCCAGCGCCTGAATGCCATTGGTGCCTTCGTAGATCGGCGCGATCCGGCAATCACGAACAAGTTGTTCCATGCCCCACTCGCGGATAAATCCGTGGCCGCCGAACACCTGCATGCCGTGGTTGGTCACCTCCAGACCGGTGTCTGTCATGAACGCCTTGCAGATCGGGGTCAGGAACGCCAACAGGTCTTCCGCCTCCTGACGCGCCTCGGCGTCCGGGCTCAGATGCGCGACATCGAGCATCTGCGCAGTGAAATACGTCAGCGCGCGGTTGCCTTCGTTGAAAGCTTTCATCGTCAGCAGCATGCGCCGCACGTCCGGGTGGACGATGATCGGGTCGGCCGGTTTGTCCGGAGCTTTGGCGCCGGTCAGAGCGCGCATCTGCAAGCGGTCGTTGGCGTATTTGATCGCCCCCTGGAAACTCGCCTCGCCCAGACACAAGCCCTGCATCCCGGTTCCGAGCCGCGCGTGGTTCATCATGGTGAACATGCAGTTAAGGCCTTTATTTGGCTCGCCGATCAGGAAGCCTTTGGCGGCATCGAAGTTCAGCACGCAGGTGGCCGAGGCCTTGATGCCCATCTTGTGTTCGATTGAGCCGCAGGAAACGCTGTTGCGCTCACCCGCCTCGCCGGCGGCGTCCGGCAGGAATTTCGGCACGATGAACAGCGAAATCCCCTTGGTGCCCGCCGGTGCGTCCGGCAATTTGGCCAACACCAGATGAATGATGTTGCCGCTCATGTCGTGCTCGCCGGCCGAGATGAAAATCTTGCTGCCGGTCACTGCGTAACTGCCGTCGGCCTGAGGCACCGCGCGGGTCTTGATGATGCCCAGATCGGTGCCGCAATGGGCTTCGGTCAGGCACATGGTGCCGGTCCACTGGCCGGCAGTGAGTTTGCGCAGATAGGTGTTTTTCTGTTCTTCGGTGCCGTGGGCGTGGATCGCCGACATGGCACCGTGAGTCAGGCCCGGGTACATGCCCCAGGAGGTGTTGCTGGAGGCAACCATTTCGCTGATCACCAGCCCCAGTGAACTCGGCAGGCCTTGGCCGCCATAAGCCGGATCTGCCGCCAGACCGTGCCAGCCACCTTCCACGTATTGTGCGAAAGCTTGCTTGAAGCCTGTAGGCGTTGTCACCACGCCGTTGTCGAAATGGCAGCCCTCTTCGTCACCACTGCGATTGAGCGGTGCCAGAACGTTCTCACAGAACTTCGCGCCTTCGTCGAGGATCGCGTTGACCATGTCCGGGCTGGCGTCGTGGGCGCCGAGGGCCGCGTACTGAGTGTGGAAGTCAAAAACGTGGTCTATCAGAAAACGCATGTCACGCAGGGGGGCTTTGTACTCGGGCATGGTGGCTTCTCCTTCAGCAGATTTCTCCAACCTACTGCCGGCCACCCTGCCCGACAATCACTGTCCAGACGCTGAATGCGCCGTCATTACTCAACCTGCGGCGCTGTCCATGCGCACCGCGCCACGGCGGTTCTGACCGAACGCCATCACACAGTTTCGCCCCGCGCCTTTGGCGGCGTAGAGCGCCTGGTCGGCGGACTTGAGCACGTCTTCCGGGGTGCGCTGCTCGACCCTTTCCGCGACACCGATACTGACCGTGACCGATACGCTGGACGCACCGGAGCCGCCTCGTCGCTGACGCCCCTGTTGATCATCCTGTGGGCGGCTTTCCTGATTACGCAACTGGATGTTGTAGGACGCAATCGACTCGCGGATGACCTCAAGGTGCGGCATGCACTCTTCGAGAGTCTTGCCCGCAAACACCAGGGCGAATTCCTCACCACCATAGCGATACGCCCTACCGCCACCGCTAATTTTGGACAGTTTGCTGGCGACCAGTCGCAGGACCTGGTCACCCACGTCGTGGCCGTGGGTGTCGTTGAATTTCTTGAAGTGATCGACGTCACTCATCGCCAGCACATAGTTGCGCCCCAGGCGCTGCATGCGCTCGTTGAGTGCGCGGCGCCCGGGCAGGCCGGTGAGCTCGTCGCGGAAGGCCATTTGATAAGCCTCGTGCGCCACCGCCGCGGCAATCATCAACATCACCTGGCTGCACATGATGTTCAGGGTGAACGGCAGGATGAAGGTTTTCGGCAACATCCAGAACACCCCGAGCAACCCCACCAGTTGCGCCGCATGCAGCGGGCGCGGGTTGCGCCAGTATTGCCAGGCCAGCAACAGGAACGCCGAGAGGAACACCGGATAGGACATCTGGATCAGGCTCATCCACGCGCCGTGCAGGGCGGGCCAGCGGATCTCCGAAAGCCACATCAGCAGGGCCTGGGGATAACTTTGCTCAAGTCCCAACGCCACGCTGCCAAAAGCCAGCAGCACGGCAAACCGCGCCACCATGTCCTGAAACAGGTGCGTGCGCTCTTGCCACGCGGCGAACAGTCCGAACAACAAGGGCAACAGCAGACAGACCAGGTGGAACACTACGGCCGCGTCTTCGCGAACCTTGCCGTTGTCGCGGTAATAGTCGGTCTGGGTGTCGAGCAGGAAGTAGGCGATGTACACCGTGACCATCAGAAACAGTTCGCGCTGGCGTCGGTAAACCGCGCAATACGACCCGCCCAGCAACAGCACCAGGGTTGGCAACACGTTGAACAGCGAGGTGAAGAACACGTTGAGGTCTTTGACGTACGCAGCCGCCAACCCCGCAAGCAACAACAGCAGTGAAGGTATGAAATGACTGAAACGTACAGCGGAAGAACGCGGCAAGGGTAAAGCTCCGACCGTCTTGGCAAAGAGATGGCATTGTGCCTGCAATGTGGCCAGTTAAGCACACACAATGTGATCCAGATCACAGGCTGTCTCTTTAACGGCCGAATCCCTCGGTTTCTGAGCCTTCAATCAAGGTTTTTTCCTTGGCAAGCATGAAACTTTCGTCATGGCCATCATTCGTGATGGCCATGACGATCATTTCCCCTCAAAGATCGTTGTAGAACGGCTGCAACGGCCCCTCCGCCGCCGGCCGGCCTTCAGCGCCGTAAGGCTTGAGATTGAGCGATGCGTCCGTCGCCTGGCGGGTCGTGACTTTCGGACTGGCCGGGCGCTGGGTCACGGCATTTTCATCGCCGATATGGCCCTGCGGGATCACCAGCGACGGATGATCGAACGGTGCTCGCTCCCAGGCCACGCGCGGATCGGTCAAGCCGACTTCCATGAATTTCACCAGCGCGTCGATTTCATCGGGCGTCAGGTTCAGCGCCGTCATGTCCGGATCGAGGTTGGAAGTGTTGTGCTGGTTCACCGCCGGATGCTCGAAACCGCTGGTGTTGTTGGCGTCTTCCCCGCGCCGGTCCCCGCCACGGTTGTAGAACTCCATCACCTGTTTGAGCGTCGAGCGGCTGCCGTTATGGAAGTACGGCCCGGTCAGGGCGATGTTGCGCAGGGTCGGCGTCTTGAACGCGCCGTCGACCGAATCGCGGAAACCGACATTCGGTTTGAGCGTGGCATCGCATGGAATGGCCGCGCTCAATGGCGCCTCGAACGTGCAGACATCGACGTCCAGCGGATCGACCGATTTTCCGCCCTGCAATACGGTATTGTACTGTCGGGTGAACGACCAAGGATTGCCCCACGCATCAGCGCCGCCGAGGGCCAGATCTTCCGAGGTCGGGCGCACGCCGGTGTTGTAGAAACCGTTGTCGTACAGAGTGGTCAGGTTATCGGCCATCACCATCCGTTCGATGCGTTCACGCGGATGCATCAGCAGGCGGCTGGCAGCGTTGGTCAGCTCCGGCCCGCCGTGGCAATTGACGCATTTGCCCTTGCCGAGAAACAGCTTCATGCCTTCGACCTGTTGCGCGTTCATCGCGGTGTGATCGCCCTGCAGGTAAGCATCAATCGGCGCCTGATCGGAGATCAGCGTGGCTTCGTACATCTGAATCGCCAGGCCGAAGAACAGCGGGAAGTTAGCCTCCATCTGGGTGTACGGCGCACCGCCCACCAGAACGTTTTGCGTGGCGTTCCACAGCCGGGGCTGGAAGGCATTCTTGATCAGTTCGCGATAAGTCGGGCGACGTGCGCCGGACACCGGGCCCAGAACCGAATCGGTGGAAGAAATCCGCTGCTGCTTGAGCATCAGCGTGTCGAGCATCCGGCGACCGATGTCGGCAAAGGTACGGCCGCCGCAGGACATTTCCACCGGGCTACCGGGCGGGCCGACGGCTTGCGAGGCGGCTGACGCATCGTTAAGCGCCAGCCTCACTTTGGTGGCAACCGTGCTGCGTTCGCTGGTCACGTAGATCCCGGCATCCGGATCGCGATTGCCGAACGGCGAGAAGCCGTTGAACACGTTGTTGGCCCGGCCGTCCCAGAAATTTCGCACGTTGAACGCGGCGTTGATCACTGACGGCGCATTGCGTCCGGTGCTGCGGCGAACGTTGATGCCACCGACCTGGAAAATACCATCCGGCTGCTGAGTGCATTTGTCAAAACGTGCCTGATTGGGCTTGACGAAGTTGGCGTCAAACACGCCTTGCGAGCCGACCACGTCGTCTGTCGAGTAAACGATGGGCGAGTTGCGCTCCAGGGGATTGCTCAACACGTGGGTCGGGAAGTCGGTTTTCTTCAGTGTGTAATTCGGACCGCCCTTCCCGCCGGACAATGTCGCGTAGGACGCCACGTCACCGGGAATGTCGGAGGCCACAAACGGCTTGTTGAAAATCGACGCGACGTTGGCGTTGGTGTTGGCCTGGCCGGGGTTGAGCTGGTTGGTGATGCGGTGATCGACGCCGGCATGGTAGTGGCAGGAGGCGCATGCAGTCGCGCCGTCGCTGCCGATCTCCATGTCCCAGAACAACGCCTTGCCCAACAGGATGGCGGCAGAGCGGTTGAGCACGTAGTCGGTCATCAGATCGACCTTGCGTCCGCCTTCGGTCCCGGACGGATCGGGAGGCACCATCCCCCGCAA
This genomic window contains:
- a CDS encoding LysR family transcriptional regulator codes for the protein MDFKQLRYFVAVYEEGHVGRAAERLSISQPALSQQIRHLEQNLDVILFERSSKRLLPTLAAHTLYNHALPLLDGMQRAREALGNFKGQALRTLAIGVLQTVHTSLVPQMLERVRKAQPHLVVQIYELTGLEIERRLLNGSLDIGISYLPPRQPGLHGVMLYEDELTLVIPADHPLREFKKVSMSQAAELPMLLLGEEFQIRQIWQAQLANLGRRPQVQAELNNMVGILDSLPHTRLATVLPGRSQKEYDDQDLLWKPLSEPRVPLKVGLVCRDVQRQQAPLALLRTLLEEVMQREDKPLKGAPPLDTLS
- a CDS encoding acyl-CoA dehydrogenase C-terminal domain-containing protein; translation: MADYKAPLRDMRFVLNEVFEVAKLWAELPALAETVDAETVEAILEEAGKVTSKSIAPLSRAADEEGCHWADGAVTTPAGFPQAYQTYAEGGWVGVGGDPAYGGMGMPKAVSAQVEEMVNSASLAFGLYPMLTAGACLSINAHASEELKAAYLPNMYAGVWAGSMCLTEPHAGTDLGIIRTKAEPQADGSYKVSGTKIFITGGEHDLTENIIHLVLAKLPDAPAGPKGISLFLVPKFMVNADGSLGARNPANCGSIEHKMGIQASATCVMNFDEAVGYLVGEPNKGLAAMFTMMNYERLGVGIQGLATGERSYQNAIEYARDRLQSRSPTGAQNKDKVADPIIVHPDVRRMLLTMKASNEGGRAFSTYVAMQLDTAKFSEDAATRKRAEDLVALLTPVAKAFLTDLGLETTVHGQQIFGGHGYIREWGQEQLVRDVRITQIYEGTNGIQALDLVGRKIVGSGGAFYKLFADEIRHFTATASADLGEFTKPLNDAVDTLDELTSWLLDRAKSNPNEIGAASVEYLQVFGYVSYAYMWALMAKASLGKEAQDDFYASKLGTARFYFARLLPRIHSLSASVKAGSESLFLLDAAQF
- a CDS encoding acyl-CoA dehydrogenase C-terminal domain-containing protein, whose amino-acid sequence is MPEYKAPLRDMRFLIDHVFDFHTQYAALGAHDASPDMVNAILDEGAKFCENVLAPLNRSGDEEGCHFDNGVVTTPTGFKQAFAQYVEGGWHGLAADPAYGGQGLPSSLGLVISEMVASSNTSWGMYPGLTHGAMSAIHAHGTEEQKNTYLRKLTAGQWTGTMCLTEAHCGTDLGIIKTRAVPQADGSYAVTGSKIFISAGEHDMSGNIIHLVLAKLPDAPAGTKGISLFIVPKFLPDAAGEAGERNSVSCGSIEHKMGIKASATCVLNFDAAKGFLIGEPNKGLNCMFTMMNHARLGTGMQGLCLGEASFQGAIKYANDRLQMRALTGAKAPDKPADPIIVHPDVRRMLLTMKAFNEGNRALTYFTAQMLDVAHLSPDAEARQEAEDLLAFLTPICKAFMTDTGLEVTNHGMQVFGGHGFIREWGMEQLVRDCRIAPIYEGTNGIQALDLLGRKVLGSQGKLLRNFTKIVHKFCGANAGHAQLGGFVAQLDALNQQWGELTMKVGMAAMKNPDEVGAASVDYLMYSGYIVLGYLWLRMALVAQAQLESGEGDGDFCQGKLATCEFYFKRLLPRTAAHRSAIEAGSDCLMKLPAQLFAL
- a CDS encoding GGDEF domain-containing protein encodes the protein MPRSSAVRFSHFIPSLLLLLAGLAAAYVKDLNVFFTSLFNVLPTLVLLLGGSYCAVYRRQRELFLMVTVYIAYFLLDTQTDYYRDNGKVREDAAVVFHLVCLLLPLLFGLFAAWQERTHLFQDMVARFAVLLAFGSVALGLEQSYPQALLMWLSEIRWPALHGAWMSLIQMSYPVFLSAFLLLAWQYWRNPRPLHAAQLVGLLGVFWMLPKTFILPFTLNIMCSQVMLMIAAAVAHEAYQMAFRDELTGLPGRRALNERMQRLGRNYVLAMSDVDHFKKFNDTHGHDVGDQVLRLVASKLSKISGGGRAYRYGGEEFALVFAGKTLEECMPHLEVIRESIASYNIQLRNQESRPQDDQQGRQRRGGSGASSVSVTVSIGVAERVEQRTPEDVLKSADQALYAAKGAGRNCVMAFGQNRRGAVRMDSAAG
- a CDS encoding cytochrome-c peroxidase; the protein is MKISRLARLTFWLPAALSVHSAWAADPVEVDPPVPEVPSLQSLRGMVPPDPSGTEGGRKVDLMTDYVLNRSAAILLGKALFWDMEIGSDGATACASCHYHAGVDHRITNQLNPGQANTNANVASIFNKPFVASDIPGDVASYATLSGGKGGPNYTLKKTDFPTHVLSNPLERNSPIVYSTDDVVGSQGVFDANFVKPNQARFDKCTQQPDGIFQVGGINVRRSTGRNAPSVINAAFNVRNFWDGRANNVFNGFSPFGNRDPDAGIYVTSERSTVATKVRLALNDASAASQAVGPPGSPVEMSCGGRTFADIGRRMLDTLMLKQQRISSTDSVLGPVSGARRPTYRELIKNAFQPRLWNATQNVLVGGAPYTQMEANFPLFFGLAIQMYEATLISDQAPIDAYLQGDHTAMNAQQVEGMKLFLGKGKCVNCHGGPELTNAASRLLMHPRERIERMVMADNLTTLYDNGFYNTGVRPTSEDLALGGADAWGNPWSFTRQYNTVLQGGKSVDPLDVDVCTFEAPLSAAIPCDATLKPNVGFRDSVDGAFKTPTLRNIALTGPYFHNGSRSTLKQVMEFYNRGGDRRGEDANNTSGFEHPAVNQHNTSNLDPDMTALNLTPDEIDALVKFMEVGLTDPRVAWERAPFDHPSLVIPQGHIGDENAVTQRPASPKVTTRQATDASLNLKPYGAEGRPAAEGPLQPFYNDL